A single window of Vigna radiata var. radiata cultivar VC1973A chromosome 4, Vradiata_ver6, whole genome shotgun sequence DNA harbors:
- the LOC106758254 gene encoding uncharacterized protein LOC106758254 — MPSYAKFFKELLSKNRKYIEEETIEVQGNCSAIIQKLIPPKLKDAGSFTIPCTIGNISVGKALIDLGSSINLMPLSMFEKIEGLKLKPTWMTLQLADISLKYPYGVAEDVLVKVDKFMFPVDFVIMEMEKDVNVPLILGRPFMKTTRVLIDVENGKLKVRVQDEEINFDVFQAMSHPKYDKGCFHVDTLDKICMIKEKEVMYVMFPLWNRCC; from the coding sequence ATGCCTTCATATGCAAAATTTTTTAAGGAACTCCTCTCTAAAAATAGGAAGTACATTGAagaggaaacaattgaggtaCAGGGAAACTGTAGCGCCATCATTCAAAAGTTAATACCTCCCAAGTTGAAGGATGCAGGAAGTTTCACTATCCCGTGCACTATAGGGAACATCTCTGTTGGGAAAGCACTAATTGATTTGGGGTCCAGTATCAATCTCATGCCACTCTccatgtttgaaaaaattgaaggCCTAAAACTTAAGCCTACCTGGATGACTCTCCAACTAGCAGACATATCTCTAAAATATCCTTATGGGGTAGCTGAGGACGTGCTGGTAAAAGTAGACAAGTTCATGTTTCCTGTTGATTTCGTTATCATGGAGATGGAAAAAGATGTGAATGTTCCTCTTATTCTTGGGAGACCTTTCATGAAAACTACAAGAGTCCtaattgatgtggagaatggCAAGCTGAAGGTGAGAGTGCAAgatgaagaaataaattttgatgtctTTCAAGCCATGTCTCACCCAAAATATGATAAGGGTTGTTTCCATGTTGACACTCTTGACAAAATATGCatgattaaagaaaaagaggtgATGTATGTGATGTTCCCTCTCTGGAATCGATGTTGTTGA